The Pseudomonas azotoformans genome has a segment encoding these proteins:
- a CDS encoding transporter substrate-binding domain-containing protein translates to MKAPFALCVLASLATGALADTAPSRLDQVLQRGTLTVCTTGDYKPYTSLRADGRYEGIDIAMAESLAKSLNAKIQWVPTTWKTLMPDFLAQRCDIAVGGISVSLERQKKAFFSQSLGVDGKIPLVRCADVQRYQSVEQINQPQVRVIEPAGGTNEVFARAHLGQAQIRLHVNVTIFDELLAGKADVMITDASEARYQQKLKPGLCAVNPERQMQYSEKAFLLPRDDVAWKSYVDQWLHLSQATGVYDAIVSQWLAAP, encoded by the coding sequence ATGAAAGCTCCCTTCGCCCTCTGTGTACTGGCAAGTCTGGCCACCGGCGCCCTGGCCGACACCGCGCCGTCGCGCCTTGACCAGGTGTTGCAACGCGGCACGCTGACGGTCTGCACCACCGGCGACTACAAGCCCTACACCTCGCTGCGCGCCGATGGCCGCTACGAAGGCATCGACATCGCCATGGCCGAGTCCCTGGCCAAGAGCCTCAACGCAAAAATCCAATGGGTGCCGACCACCTGGAAAACCCTGATGCCGGACTTCCTGGCCCAGCGCTGTGACATCGCCGTAGGCGGCATTTCGGTGTCGCTGGAGCGCCAGAAAAAAGCCTTCTTCAGCCAATCCCTGGGCGTCGACGGCAAGATCCCGTTGGTACGCTGTGCCGATGTGCAGCGCTACCAGAGCGTCGAACAGATCAACCAGCCCCAAGTGCGCGTGATCGAACCGGCCGGCGGCACCAACGAAGTATTCGCCCGTGCCCACTTGGGCCAGGCGCAGATCCGCCTGCACGTCAACGTGACCATTTTCGACGAACTGCTGGCGGGCAAGGCCGATGTGATGATCACCGACGCCAGCGAAGCGCGTTACCAGCAGAAGCTCAAGCCGGGGCTGTGTGCGGTGAACCCCGAGCGGCAGATGCAGTACAGCGAAAAAGCCTTCCTGTTGCCCCGTGATGATGTGGCCTGGAAAAGCTACGTCGATCAATGGCTGCACCTGAGCCAGGCCACGGGGGTCTATGACGCTATCGTCAGCCAGTGGCTGGCCGCGCCTTGA
- a CDS encoding ParB/Srx family N-terminal domain-containing protein — protein sequence MRLHSWTVALLLCGLTAQAQAFSTPQPGQVIEVALDQLHPTQAVVGFDQIYYSLGLFADKPAKVFDEYCETNGQGEADNVPKGADLHKPASFSCKDPVGTHPDDMKTVVVGPGGQLYLTDGHHSFTTLWEVPGGGPRLNMWVKVTDDFSNSPTLANFWQRMQAARKVWLKDNQGQTLPPEQLPAHLGFKNLQDDTFRSLVYFTRKAAYGKPEAGEIAPEFLEFYWGNWLRTQIDLGKYNLNKKGGYKDAIEAVAKRMVSLAPGSQVGDSGFTAHQLGGMTQLDRNELEKTFDKKVPYVIDYRNSLR from the coding sequence ATGCGTCTGCATTCATGGACTGTTGCACTGTTGTTGTGTGGGCTCACGGCCCAAGCCCAAGCGTTTTCTACACCCCAACCCGGCCAGGTGATCGAGGTTGCCCTCGATCAATTGCACCCGACACAGGCCGTGGTGGGGTTCGACCAGATCTACTACAGCCTCGGCCTGTTCGCCGACAAACCCGCCAAGGTCTTCGATGAATACTGCGAAACCAACGGCCAGGGCGAAGCCGACAACGTGCCCAAGGGCGCGGACCTGCACAAGCCGGCGAGCTTCAGCTGCAAGGACCCGGTGGGCACTCATCCCGACGACATGAAGACCGTGGTGGTCGGCCCTGGCGGCCAGTTGTACCTGACCGACGGTCACCACAGCTTCACCACCTTGTGGGAAGTGCCCGGCGGCGGGCCTCGCCTGAACATGTGGGTCAAGGTCACCGACGACTTCAGCAACAGCCCCACCCTGGCCAATTTCTGGCAGCGCATGCAGGCCGCGCGCAAGGTCTGGCTCAAGGACAATCAAGGCCAGACCCTGCCGCCCGAGCAACTGCCGGCGCACCTGGGCTTCAAGAACCTGCAGGACGATACCTTCCGCAGCCTGGTGTATTTCACCCGCAAGGCCGCGTATGGCAAGCCCGAGGCGGGCGAGATCGCGCCGGAGTTCCTGGAGTTCTACTGGGGCAACTGGCTGCGTACTCAAATTGACCTGGGCAAGTACAACCTGAACAAGAAGGGTGGCTACAAGGACGCCATTGAGGCCGTGGCCAAGCGCATGGTCAGCCTGGCGCCGGGCTCACAGGTCGGTGACAGCGGTTTCACCGCCCATCAACTGGGCGGCATGACCCAACTCGACCGTAACGAGCTGGAAAAGACCTTCGACAAAAAAGTCCCGTATGTGATCGATTACCGCAATTCCCTGCGTTAG
- a CDS encoding cyclic nucleotide-binding domain-containing protein, whose product MALPTLMNTEIRDMLMDCGLFDPLLPEDFHVAAGYFNISSIARDEVIFLEGDAGTFMCILHSGQVAVQKTNHDGQRLTIATLRSGRAFGEMAVLDGERRSASCVAASDCVLLNLGKDSLEKMLNEAPRVAAKIIRAIAIALSKRLRMADGQLLSQQF is encoded by the coding sequence ATGGCACTACCGACGCTAATGAATACCGAAATCCGCGACATGCTCATGGATTGCGGCCTGTTCGACCCGCTGTTGCCGGAAGACTTTCACGTCGCCGCCGGCTATTTCAATATCAGCAGCATTGCCCGCGATGAGGTGATTTTCCTTGAGGGCGATGCTGGCACCTTCATGTGCATCCTCCACAGCGGCCAGGTGGCGGTGCAGAAAACCAACCACGACGGCCAGCGCCTGACCATCGCCACCCTGCGCAGTGGTCGGGCCTTTGGTGAAATGGCTGTACTCGACGGCGAGCGCCGCTCGGCCAGTTGCGTGGCGGCCAGTGACTGCGTGCTGTTGAACCTGGGCAAGGATTCCCTGGAAAAGATGCTCAACGAAGCGCCCAGGGTCGCCGCCAAGATCATCCGCGCCATTGCCATCGCCCTGTCCAAGCGCCTGCGCATGGCCGACGGGCAATTACTTTCGCAACAGTTTTAG
- a CDS encoding nitroreductase family protein, with protein MTRVADYPIHTQFTDRWSPRAFTGESIDQETLLSFFEAARWAPSAYNSQPWRFLYARRDTPDWERFLGLLNEFNRNWAQHASALVIIASKTDFTAPGASEETPALWHTFDTGSAWGHLALQASLSGWHTHGMAGFDQELTRKELKIPEGYALHAAVAVGKLGDKSTLPEYLQGREAPSPRRPLSELVSEGDFNL; from the coding sequence ATGACACGTGTTGCCGATTATCCGATCCACACCCAGTTCACCGACCGTTGGTCGCCCCGCGCCTTCACCGGCGAGAGCATTGACCAGGAAACCCTGCTGAGCTTCTTCGAAGCCGCGCGCTGGGCGCCGTCCGCCTACAACTCGCAGCCATGGCGCTTTCTCTACGCGCGCCGCGACACGCCGGACTGGGAGCGTTTCCTGGGCTTGCTGAATGAATTCAACCGCAACTGGGCGCAGCATGCGTCGGCCCTGGTGATCATCGCCTCGAAAACCGACTTCACCGCCCCCGGCGCCAGCGAAGAAACCCCGGCGCTGTGGCATACCTTCGATACCGGCTCAGCCTGGGGCCACCTGGCGCTGCAAGCCAGCCTCAGCGGCTGGCACACCCACGGCATGGCCGGTTTCGATCAGGAGCTGACCCGCAAAGAGCTGAAAATCCCGGAAGGTTATGCCCTGCATGCCGCTGTTGCGGTTGGCAAGCTGGGGGACAAGTCGACCTTGCCGGAGTACCTGCAAGGTCGTGAGGCGCCGAGCCCGCGTCGTCCGTTGAGCGAGTTGGTCTCGGAAGGTGATTTCAACCTGTAA
- a CDS encoding RNA methyltransferase → MGNKRYSCIGLYNPKSPENVGSVMRAAGCYGVASVFYTGVRYERARDFITDTKKVHHDIPLIGIDDLKKILPLGCIPVAVELVEGARPLPEYTHPDRALYIFGPEDGSLDKEIRDWCEDVVYIPTTGCMNLAATVNVVLYDRLAKGNNTRSGPKY, encoded by the coding sequence GTGGGCAATAAACGCTACAGCTGCATCGGTTTGTATAACCCCAAATCCCCCGAAAACGTCGGTTCGGTCATGCGTGCCGCCGGCTGCTACGGCGTGGCCTCGGTGTTCTACACCGGCGTGCGTTACGAGCGCGCGCGGGACTTCATCACCGACACCAAGAAAGTCCACCACGACATTCCGCTGATCGGCATCGATGACCTGAAAAAGATCCTGCCCCTGGGCTGCATCCCCGTCGCCGTGGAACTGGTAGAAGGCGCTCGCCCCCTGCCCGAATACACCCATCCGGACCGCGCGCTGTACATCTTTGGTCCGGAAGACGGTTCCCTCGACAAAGAGATCCGCGACTGGTGCGAGGACGTGGTCTACATCCCGACCACCGGCTGCATGAACCTCGCCGCCACCGTCAACGTGGTGCTCTACGACCGCCTGGCCAAGGGCAACAACACCCGCTCGGGCCCCAAGTACTGA
- a CDS encoding YcgN family cysteine cluster protein, whose protein sequence is MAAKVEPFWIRKTLEHLDQEEWESLCDGCGLCCLQKLEDEDDNSVYYTRIACKLLDLKTCQCTDYPNRRASVPDCIQLTPGQADQFKWLPPTCGYRLVSERKDLPLWHHLVCGDRDAVHHERISQSGRMLSEGSVPEDDWEDYLIFRAG, encoded by the coding sequence ATGGCCGCCAAAGTCGAACCTTTCTGGATACGCAAAACCCTTGAACACCTCGACCAGGAGGAGTGGGAGTCGTTGTGCGACGGCTGTGGCCTGTGCTGCCTGCAAAAGCTTGAGGATGAAGACGACAACAGCGTCTATTACACGCGGATCGCCTGCAAACTGCTCGACCTGAAAACCTGCCAGTGCACCGACTACCCCAACCGTCGCGCCTCGGTGCCGGACTGCATCCAGCTCACGCCGGGCCAGGCCGACCAGTTCAAATGGTTGCCGCCCACCTGCGGCTATCGCCTGGTCAGCGAACGTAAGGACCTGCCACTGTGGCACCACCTGGTCTGCGGCGACCGCGATGCCGTGCACCACGAACGCATTTCCCAGTCCGGGCGCATGCTCAGCGAAGGCAGCGTGCCTGAGGATGACTGGGAGGATTACCTGATTTTCCGCGCGGGCTGA
- a CDS encoding class I SAM-dependent methyltransferase, whose product MSPQPPSSIEIEYAERCDREHARVCGDTRPPGLRQRLASWRDEWMVRQALKVAGEPGLVLDLACGSGRFWPVLAEHVNRVILASDNSQDMLDHARTHHPASLLKRVKTFQGSAFSIGLSANAVDCIFCLELFRHVPSSEGRSALLREFHRVSRDTVIVSVHSRTAVEDEFRQAGFKVLHHQEFMPGSSLWRVYVLRKRG is encoded by the coding sequence ATGTCGCCACAACCACCCTCATCCATCGAGATCGAATACGCCGAGCGCTGTGACCGCGAACACGCCAGGGTCTGCGGCGATACACGCCCGCCAGGGCTGCGGCAGCGCCTGGCGTCGTGGCGCGACGAGTGGATGGTGCGCCAGGCGCTGAAAGTCGCGGGCGAGCCTGGGTTGGTGTTGGACCTGGCCTGTGGCTCGGGGCGCTTTTGGCCCGTGCTGGCCGAACACGTCAATCGGGTGATCCTGGCGTCGGACAACTCCCAGGACATGCTCGACCATGCCCGCACCCATCACCCGGCGTCGTTGCTCAAGCGCGTCAAGACGTTCCAGGGCTCAGCGTTTTCCATCGGTTTGTCGGCGAATGCGGTGGACTGCATTTTCTGCCTGGAATTGTTTCGCCATGTGCCCAGCAGTGAAGGGCGCTCGGCCCTGCTGCGGGAGTTCCACCGGGTCAGCCGCGACACGGTGATTGTCTCGGTCCATTCCCGCACTGCCGTCGAAGATGAGTTCCGCCAGGCGGGCTTCAAGGTTCTGCATCATCAGGAATTCATGCCAGGCTCAAGCCTGTGGCGGGTCTACGTGCTGCGTAAGAGAGGATAA
- a CDS encoding D-2-hydroxyacid dehydrogenase: MRVLIAEQDHPLYAQLLGEAAPDLEVLTSGDSAELSRLAADCPVWLGQPDLLATLLRQGHQPQWLQSTWAGITPLLAEGLPRDYRLTRAVGIYGQVMAEFVLTYMLGHEREVLARLVSQVERKWDNRMGQSLAGRKVLIVGTGDIGQSVAEFLVPFGVKLYGIASSSREQAPFIEVAGLEALGRLVGEVDYVINLLPNTPSTHDLYDAALFKQFKPTGLFINVGRGVSVVDADLVEALKEGHLAGAVIDVCRQEPLPQRHPFWTAWGLLLTGHSSAPTSPALMVELFVQNVRAYQAKQDLRGSVDFERGY, from the coding sequence ATGCGTGTTCTGATTGCTGAACAGGATCACCCGCTCTACGCCCAATTGCTCGGCGAAGCGGCACCGGACCTTGAAGTGCTGACCAGCGGTGACTCGGCCGAACTGTCGCGCCTGGCCGCCGATTGCCCGGTCTGGCTGGGCCAGCCGGACTTGCTGGCGACGCTGTTGCGCCAAGGCCATCAGCCGCAATGGCTGCAATCGACTTGGGCCGGCATAACACCGCTGCTGGCTGAAGGTTTGCCACGCGACTATCGCCTGACCCGTGCGGTCGGTATTTATGGCCAGGTCATGGCCGAATTCGTGCTCACCTATATGCTCGGCCATGAACGCGAAGTACTGGCGCGCCTGGTCAGCCAGGTCGAGCGCAAATGGGACAACCGCATGGGCCAGAGCCTGGCGGGGCGCAAGGTGCTGATCGTCGGCACCGGCGACATCGGCCAGAGCGTTGCCGAGTTCCTGGTGCCCTTCGGTGTGAAGCTGTACGGCATCGCCAGTTCCAGTCGGGAACAGGCGCCGTTTATCGAAGTGGCCGGGCTTGAAGCCCTGGGTCGCCTGGTGGGGGAGGTGGACTACGTAATCAACCTGCTGCCTAACACGCCAAGCACCCATGACCTGTACGACGCGGCGCTGTTCAAGCAATTCAAGCCGACCGGGTTGTTTATCAACGTCGGGCGTGGTGTGTCGGTAGTGGACGCCGACCTGGTCGAGGCCTTGAAAGAAGGGCATCTGGCCGGTGCGGTGATCGATGTGTGCCGCCAGGAACCGTTGCCGCAACGTCATCCGTTCTGGACGGCGTGGGGCCTTCTGCTGACGGGTCACAGTTCGGCGCCGACGTCACCGGCATTGATGGTAGAGCTGTTCGTACAAAATGTGCGGGCGTATCAGGCCAAGCAAGACTTGCGCGGGAGCGTGGATTTCGAGCGCGGTTACTGA
- a CDS encoding YcgL domain-containing protein, with protein MKRICSIYRSPKRAGMYLYVLKSDALERVPEGLLTVFGKPVHAFNLVLTPERKLQQEDIVQVLENLDKQGYHLQMPPPEDEYIEHLPEELLRRNDPM; from the coding sequence TTGAAACGTATTTGCTCCATCTACCGCAGCCCTAAACGCGCCGGCATGTACCTTTACGTCCTGAAAAGCGATGCCCTTGAGCGCGTGCCTGAAGGCCTGCTCACCGTATTCGGCAAGCCGGTACACGCGTTCAACCTGGTGCTGACGCCTGAGCGCAAGCTGCAACAGGAAGACATCGTGCAGGTGCTGGAAAACCTCGACAAACAGGGTTACCACCTGCAAATGCCGCCACCCGAGGACGAGTACATCGAACACTTGCCCGAAGAGCTGCTGCGTCGCAACGACCCGATGTGA
- a CDS encoding spermidine synthase: MKRFVLLDTTPIPDNGGALCLFEYGEDFVIKIQGGDGGQLMNTRMHGSEDALAEIPCRKVAGRADSRVLIGGLGMGFTLASALKHLGKTAEVVVAELVPGVVEWNRGPLGEKSGRPLLDPRTVIRLEDVAKVLQAEPQGFDAIMLDVDNGPEGLTQKANSWLYSAGGLAACAKALRPKGVLAVWSASADKLFSDKLRKAGFKAEEVQVFAHGNKGTRHTIWIAQKL, encoded by the coding sequence ATGAAACGTTTCGTTCTGCTGGACACCACCCCGATCCCCGACAACGGCGGTGCCTTGTGCCTGTTCGAATACGGTGAAGATTTCGTCATCAAGATTCAGGGCGGTGATGGCGGCCAGCTGATGAACACGCGCATGCACGGTTCCGAAGATGCGCTGGCGGAGATCCCCTGCCGCAAAGTCGCCGGGCGTGCGGACTCACGGGTGTTGATCGGTGGCTTGGGCATGGGCTTTACCCTGGCGTCAGCGCTCAAACACCTGGGCAAGACTGCCGAAGTGGTCGTGGCAGAACTGGTACCAGGCGTCGTGGAATGGAACCGTGGGCCACTGGGCGAAAAATCCGGCCGCCCGCTGCTGGACCCGCGCACGGTGATCCGCCTGGAAGACGTGGCCAAGGTGCTGCAAGCCGAGCCCCAGGGCTTTGACGCGATCATGCTGGACGTGGACAACGGCCCCGAAGGTCTCACGCAAAAGGCCAACAGTTGGCTCTACTCCGCCGGAGGCCTGGCGGCCTGCGCCAAGGCCCTGCGCCCCAAAGGCGTGCTGGCCGTGTGGTCGGCCAGCGCGGACAAGCTGTTCAGCGACAAACTGCGCAAGGCCGGTTTCAAGGCCGAGGAAGTGCAGGTATTCGCCCATGGCAACAAGGGCACCCGGCACACCATCTGGATTGCGCAGAAGCTGTGA
- a CDS encoding glutamine synthetase family protein — translation MSVFACLHEAQSFLEQNPDIEMFELFILDNNGVPRGKLLHRDELLAVYESGRPLPSTILGLTINGDDVENSGLVWEVGDIDCRAYPISGSLQRMPWRLIPTAAVQVSMHPTEGLPATVADPRHLLAKVIDGLKADGYYPVMAAELEFYLLDQKPDSHGRPQPARDVDGGRPRSTQVYGLRELEQIEPFLADLYSACKLQGIPARTAISEYAPGQVEITLEHRADALQAMDEAVRYKRLVKGVAHKHGMTACFMAKPFDDLAGTGMHMHVSLADAEGNNLFASEATDGTPLLRHAVGGMLSTLLDSLLMFCPNANSYRRFQTNSYAPLAATWGVDNRTVSLRVPGGPANSRHIEHRICGADANPYLAAAAILAGIHRGIREQRDPGAPVEGNGYAQAKELLPTDWLTTLRALEGSSWARDAFGSEFLGVYLAVKRAEYRQFMGEVGEQDWRWYLHQA, via the coding sequence ATGAGTGTCTTTGCCTGCCTGCACGAAGCCCAGTCCTTCCTTGAACAGAACCCGGACATTGAGATGTTCGAGCTGTTTATCCTCGATAACAATGGCGTGCCACGCGGCAAGTTGCTGCACCGTGATGAGTTGCTGGCGGTGTATGAAAGTGGCCGGCCTTTGCCCAGTACCATTCTTGGCCTGACCATCAATGGCGACGACGTGGAAAACTCCGGGCTGGTGTGGGAAGTGGGTGATATCGATTGCCGCGCCTACCCGATCAGCGGCAGTTTGCAGCGCATGCCGTGGCGCCTGATTCCGACAGCGGCCGTGCAAGTCAGCATGCACCCCACCGAAGGCCTGCCCGCCACCGTCGCCGACCCCCGGCACTTGCTGGCCAAGGTGATTGACGGACTCAAGGCCGACGGCTATTACCCGGTGATGGCGGCGGAACTGGAGTTCTACCTGCTCGACCAGAAACCCGACAGCCACGGCCGCCCGCAGCCGGCGCGGGATGTGGACGGCGGTCGCCCGCGTTCGACTCAGGTCTACGGCCTGCGCGAGCTGGAGCAGATCGAGCCTTTCCTCGCTGACCTTTACAGCGCCTGCAAACTGCAGGGCATTCCGGCGCGAACGGCCATCTCCGAATACGCGCCGGGCCAGGTTGAAATCACCCTGGAACACCGCGCCGACGCCCTGCAAGCCATGGACGAAGCGGTGCGCTACAAACGCCTGGTCAAGGGTGTGGCGCATAAACACGGGATGACTGCCTGCTTCATGGCCAAGCCGTTCGACGACCTGGCTGGCACCGGCATGCACATGCACGTCAGCCTGGCAGACGCCGAGGGCAACAACCTGTTCGCCAGCGAAGCCACCGACGGCACGCCGCTGCTGCGCCACGCCGTGGGCGGCATGCTCAGTACTTTGCTTGATTCCTTGCTGATGTTCTGCCCGAATGCCAACTCCTACCGCCGCTTCCAGACCAACAGCTACGCCCCGCTGGCCGCCACCTGGGGCGTGGACAACCGCACCGTCAGCCTGCGGGTGCCGGGCGGCCCGGCGAATTCCCGGCATATCGAGCACCGCATCTGCGGCGCCGACGCCAACCCCTACCTGGCCGCTGCCGCGATCCTGGCCGGCATCCATCGCGGTATCCGCGAACAGCGCGACCCTGGCGCCCCGGTAGAAGGCAACGGCTACGCCCAGGCCAAGGAGTTGCTGCCCACCGACTGGCTGACCACCTTGCGCGCCCTGGAAGGGTCGAGCTGGGCGCGGGACGCGTTCGGCAGTGAATTCCTCGGCGTGTACCTGGCGGTCAAGCGCGCCGAATACCGCCAGTTCATGGGCGAGGTGGGCGAGCAGGATTGGCGTTGGTATCTGCATCAGGCGTGA
- the rnd gene encoding ribonuclease D, whose translation MAIDIHWICDNDSLGQHCAEWQQLPFVALDTEFMRVDTFYPIAGLIQIGDGVRAYLIDPLTIDNWQPLAALLENPAVIKVVHACSEDLEVLLRLTGSLPVPLFDTQLAAAYLNLGFSMGYSRLVQAVLDIELPKGETRSDWLQRPLSETQVSYAAEDAVHLAEVYTRLRPQLSDDKYAWVLEDGAELVANLRREVDPYEVYRDAKLAWKLSRAQLAVLRELCAWREQQARARDLPRNRIIREHSLWPLAKSQPDNLAALGKIEDMHPRTVRQDGQFLLDLIKRAGSVPMDQWPPAVAEPLPVDAAALIKQLRALGQAEAERLEMAPELMLRKKTLEALVKSGYPDGPYKLPDSLRGWRRELMGQALLDSLATAGEQP comes from the coding sequence GTGGCCATCGATATTCACTGGATCTGCGACAACGATAGCCTCGGCCAGCATTGCGCCGAATGGCAGCAGTTGCCATTCGTCGCCCTCGACACCGAATTCATGCGGGTCGACACCTTTTATCCCATTGCCGGGCTGATCCAGATTGGTGATGGCGTACGCGCTTACCTGATCGATCCCCTGACCATCGACAACTGGCAACCCTTGGCCGCCTTGCTGGAGAACCCGGCGGTGATCAAGGTGGTGCATGCCTGCAGCGAAGACCTCGAAGTGTTGCTGCGGTTGACCGGCAGCCTGCCAGTGCCGTTGTTCGACACCCAATTGGCCGCCGCTTACCTGAATCTTGGTTTCTCCATGGGCTACTCGCGCCTGGTGCAAGCCGTGCTGGATATCGAGTTGCCCAAGGGCGAGACCCGTTCCGACTGGCTGCAGCGGCCCTTGTCCGAGACGCAGGTCAGCTACGCCGCCGAAGACGCGGTGCACTTGGCCGAGGTTTACACCCGCCTGCGTCCCCAACTGTCGGACGACAAGTACGCCTGGGTGCTGGAAGACGGCGCGGAGTTGGTCGCCAACCTGCGCCGCGAAGTCGACCCTTACGAGGTGTATCGCGACGCCAAGCTGGCCTGGAAGCTGTCCCGCGCCCAACTGGCTGTACTGCGTGAGCTGTGCGCCTGGCGCGAGCAGCAGGCGCGCGCCCGTGACCTGCCGCGTAACCGCATCATTCGCGAACACTCGTTGTGGCCCCTGGCCAAATCCCAGCCGGATAACCTCGCCGCCCTGGGCAAGATCGAAGACATGCACCCGCGCACCGTGCGTCAGGACGGCCAGTTCCTGCTGGACCTGATCAAACGTGCCGGCAGCGTGCCGATGGACCAATGGCCACCCGCCGTTGCCGAACCGTTGCCGGTGGACGCCGCCGCACTGATCAAGCAACTGCGTGCCCTTGGCCAAGCTGAAGCCGAACGCCTGGAGATGGCGCCGGAACTGATGCTGCGCAAGAAAACCCTCGAAGCCCTGGTCAAAAGTGGCTACCCCGATGGGCCTTATAAATTGCCAGACTCGCTGCGTGGCTGGCGCCGCGAGTTGATGGGCCAGGCGCTGCTCGACAGCCTGGCCACCGCCGGAGAACAGCCTTGA
- a CDS encoding YgaP family membrane protein, producing MSDSKTLRPIIEHTPFETQPTQNVHGWERIGSVAGGVMMVGKGLRRGGIFGLIQVAIGGVALARGFTGHSSLKDKLEQGRQEMNTVRTKIERAGAELKNLKTKAEVAAEKATKTTG from the coding sequence ATGAGCGACAGCAAAACCTTGCGACCTATCATCGAACACACGCCTTTCGAGACCCAGCCCACGCAGAACGTGCACGGCTGGGAGCGCATCGGCTCGGTGGCCGGTGGCGTGATGATGGTGGGCAAAGGCCTGCGCCGTGGCGGGATTTTCGGCTTGATCCAGGTGGCGATCGGCGGCGTGGCGCTGGCCCGTGGTTTTACCGGGCACAGCTCGCTCAAGGACAAGCTGGAACAGGGCCGCCAGGAAATGAATACCGTGCGCACGAAGATCGAACGCGCCGGGGCCGAGCTGAAGAATCTGAAGACCAAGGCTGAAGTGGCGGCCGAGAAGGCCACCAAAACCACCGGCTAA
- the cynR gene encoding transcriptional regulator CynR → MLLRHIRYLLAVAEHRNFTRAAEALHVSQPTLSQQIKQLEDTLGAPLLDRSGRSVSLTDAGEAYVRFARLALQDLQAGTRAMHDVQDLSRGNLRLAMTPTFTAYLIGPLLAQFNQRYPGITVSIEELTQDRMETALAEDALDIGIGFTGEHLPDIECEGLFVETLSGVVGANHPGLHSRQWLAQPLVLLNTGFATRRYIDEYCRAQGIRPLIAMEANSISAIIEIVRSTALATILPSAIAEAQPGLNAVAISPALPQRTVALLSRKGAYRSAACRAFVALIKARPATG, encoded by the coding sequence GGTGGCTGAACACCGCAATTTCACCCGTGCCGCCGAGGCGCTGCATGTGTCGCAGCCGACCTTGTCGCAGCAGATCAAGCAGTTGGAAGACACCTTGGGTGCGCCGCTGTTGGACCGCTCCGGGCGCAGCGTGAGCCTGACCGATGCCGGTGAAGCCTATGTGCGCTTTGCGCGGCTGGCCTTGCAGGACCTGCAGGCCGGCACCCGCGCCATGCATGACGTGCAGGACTTGAGCCGAGGCAACCTGCGCCTGGCCATGACGCCGACCTTTACCGCCTACCTGATCGGGCCGTTGCTGGCGCAGTTCAATCAGCGCTATCCGGGCATTACCGTGAGCATCGAGGAACTGACCCAGGACCGCATGGAAACCGCCTTGGCGGAAGACGCGCTGGATATCGGCATTGGTTTTACCGGCGAGCATCTGCCGGACATCGAGTGCGAAGGGCTGTTTGTTGAAACGCTGAGTGGGGTGGTCGGCGCCAACCATCCGGGGTTGCACAGTCGGCAGTGGCTGGCGCAACCCCTGGTGTTGTTGAACACCGGCTTTGCGACCCGCCGCTACATCGATGAGTACTGCCGTGCCCAGGGGATAAGGCCGTTGATTGCGATGGAGGCCAACTCCATCAGCGCAATCATCGAAATCGTGCGCAGCACGGCGCTGGCAACCATCCTGCCCAGCGCGATCGCCGAGGCCCAGCCAGGGTTGAACGCGGTGGCGATCAGCCCGGCATTACCCCAACGCACCGTGGCACTGCTAAGTCGCAAGGGCGCCTATCGCAGTGCCGCGTGTCGCGCCTTCGTGGCGTTGATCAAGGCGCGGCCAGCCACTGGCTGA
- a CDS encoding YajD family HNH nuclease, whose amino-acid sequence MSSTNPPSHTAKLDRILADAQRDREMGYRDKALKMYPHVCGRCAREFAGKRLSELTVHHRNHNHDDNPQDGSNWELLCLYCHDNEHSRYTDQQYFGEGSTSSPTIAKATHNPFAALAGLMKKDD is encoded by the coding sequence ATGAGCTCGACCAACCCGCCCTCCCACACCGCCAAGCTGGACCGCATCCTTGCCGATGCCCAGCGCGACCGGGAAATGGGCTACCGCGATAAAGCGTTGAAAATGTACCCCCACGTGTGCGGCCGCTGCGCCCGTGAGTTCGCCGGCAAACGCCTGAGCGAGCTGACCGTACACCATCGAAACCACAATCATGATGACAATCCCCAGGACGGTTCCAACTGGGAGCTGCTGTGCCTGTATTGCCACGACAACGAACACTCGCGGTATACCGACCAGCAGTATTTCGGCGAAGGCTCCACCAGCAGCCCGACGATTGCCAAGGCCACGCATAACCCGTTTGCGGCGTTGGCGGGGTTGATGAAGAAAGACGACTGA